The genomic stretch CGGATCGAAGCGCCGGGCGGCCTCCATCAGGCCGAGATTCCCCTCGCTGATCAGGTCCTCGATGGGCGTCCCGGAGTTCCGGTATTCGCGGGCGATCCTGACCACGAATCGCAGATTGGACTCGATGAGGAGCTTGCGCGCCTCCTCGTCCCGCGCGTGGCTCTTGACCGCGACTCGGAACTCTCCGCTGGTGGAGAGGAAATCGTACTGGCGGATCTCCCGGAGATAGCTCTCGAGCGCCCCGCGGTATCCGGAGCCGCGCGCCTTACGGTGCGGCGGGTTCGTCATGCCAACTGGAGCCCTCCTCGGTCCCGCGGTCGCGTCGCTCCCCGAATCCGCCGGGATCCGCTGCCATTCCATGTAGGCTCATTCCCGCCCGCCGTCAACCCGATTGCCTCCTTCCGCCGGTTTTCCTGCGGCGCGCCGTCTGCGCCGGTTGCGGCTAGACTGTCGTCCGCCGGCAGCCCGGCGGGGAGGGCGTCGATGGCCCAGCGCGTGGACTGGCACACGTACTTCATGAACATGGCGCGGCAGGCGGGGACCCGCTCGACCTGCGACCGCAAGCACGTCGGCGCCGTCATCGTCCGGGACAAGACGATCCTCTCCACGGGGTACAACGGCTCGATCCGCGGGATGCCGCACTGCGACGACATCGGCCACCTCATGGAGAACGACCACTGCGTGGCGACCGTGCACGCGGAGGCCAATGCCATCATCCAGGCGGCGAAGAACGGGGTCCGCATCGACGCCGCCGAGCTGTACACCACCGCCTCCCCGTGCTGGAACTGCTTCAAGCTGATCGCGAATGCCGGG from Terriglobia bacterium encodes the following:
- a CDS encoding dCMP deaminase family protein translates to MAQRVDWHTYFMNMARQAGTRSTCDRKHVGAVIVRDKTILSTGYNGSIRGMPHCDDIGHLMENDHCVATVHAEANAIIQAAKNGVRIDAAELYTTASPCWNCFKLIANAGIRTIYYGEFYRDERSVEIARTLDIRLVDLSGALGEG